A genomic segment from Fusarium keratoplasticum isolate Fu6.1 chromosome 10, whole genome shotgun sequence encodes:
- a CDS encoding C2H2-type domain-containing protein, with protein MSSTEEATTPPEGYFVAECPNLAEVNTLCCPYKHQKRWHEGQYACGQCRAVFASGPPLERHGHDSGHVIEWFCDDEECEMAGKPFETYRIYLEHFRLSPAHQNDAESEEILDALGNTDVVMPSQDQQDDNSPSQLVTSDILACCEPCCQRYGFNFRCRSEYTRHTDVSYHISAAKLNQALIDSMQPGPALAAEQEAIRNLRCNAPGCLSFGGTFSGFQTFFSHITGEEHRQAWTVVSGACFLDEHESPTLPGIVFDAGGASGRCANESCPKYGMFFNAFWKLKQHAHSFAHATSEEDMASNDESSQEIWVSSGLEGIEVTEDKTFWRCAKRGCKKFGNVYIQRGNAKTHSTLISHTTADEFLEEVWVSSDFEGMEVKGMALWKCVKRGCRRFGHTMTPINNARTHANSVSHTTADPDVPMSPDTPTTPFATSKTAPATTLLTPMNLDTPVPDTPSSPSAGRGPSAAMALVTPTKTPTSLRIPPSRTMIKLRRGPNTSSQVKRRQDELERRNQELEDRVKRLEEQLARVLGAGSTQEAADGGVHEQGNEVDHLYQFVRSAFRPRRY; from the exons ATGTCTTCAACCGAGGAGGCCACGACTCCGCCTGAAGGTTACTTTGTAGCCGAATGCCCGAACCTTGCAGAGGTCAACACCCTTTGCTGCCCCTAC AAGCATCAGAAGAGATGGCACGAAGGCCAATATGCCTGCGGTCAGTGCAGGGCCGTCTTTGCGTCCGGTCCTCCTCTCGAAAGACACGGTCATGATAGTGGGCATGTAATCGAGTGGTTCTgcgatgatgaggagtgCGAGATGGCGGGGAAGCCTTTCGAGACCTACAGGATTTACCTTGAGCACTTTCGTCTGTCGCCAGCTCACCAGAACGATGCTGAATCTGAAGAAATTCTCGATGCCCTGGGAAACACGGATGTTGTCATGCCgagccaagaccaacagGACGACAACTCGCCTTCTCAGCTCGTCACCTCCGACATATTGGCCTGCTGCGAGCCCTGCTGTCAGCGATATGGCTTCAACTTCCGATGCAGATCCGAATACACTCGACACACCGATGTTTCCTACCACATCTCAGCCGCGAAGCTCAACCAGGCCCTCATCGACAGCATGCAACCTGGCCCAGCCCTGGCCGCCGAGCAAGAAGCCATACGAAACCTAAGATGCAACGCCCCTGGCTGCCTCTCTTTTGGAGGCACATTCTCAGGCTTTCAAACCTTCTTTAGCCACATAACTGGGGAGGAGCACCGCCAGGCTTGGACAGTGGTCTCCGGAGCCTGTTTTCTCGATGAGCATGAAAGCCCAACGCTGCCTGGGATAGTTTTTGATGCAGGAGGAGCAAGTGGGAGATGCGCGAACGAGAGTTGCCCAAAGTACGGGATGTTTTTCAACGCTTTCTGGAAGCTGAAGCAGCATGCTCACTCCTTCGCACACGCCACCAGCGAAGAGGACATGGCCTCCAACGATGAATCCTCTCAGGAAATATGGGTGAGCTCCGGGTTGGAGGGCATAGAAGTcaccgaggacaagacaTTTTGGAGATGCGCCAAGAGAGGCTGCAAAAAATTCGGCAATGTCTACATTCAACGTGGCAACGCCAAAACGCACTCCACCTTGATTTCGCACACTACCGCCGACGAGTTCCTGGAAGAAGTGTGGGTGAGCTCCGACTTTGAGGGCATGGAAGTCAAGGGCATGGCTCTATGGAAGTGCGTCAAAAGAGGCTGTAGAAGATTCGGCCACACTATGACTCCAATCAACAACGCCAGGACACACGCCAACTCAGTCTCGCATACTACGGCCGACCCAGATGTACCGATGTCGCCCGATACCCCTACGACTCCATTCGCAACATCCAAGACCGCACCAGCAACAACCCTCTTGACTCCGATGAACCTCGATACTCCAGTTCCTGACACCCCCTCGAGCCCTTCCGCTGGTCGAGGACCAAGCGCGGCCATGGCTTTGGTAACTCCAACAAAGACTCCTACCTCGCTTCGAATACCACCCTCCCGAACCATGATCAAGCTCCGCAGAGGCCCCAACACATCATCCCAGGTCAAGAGACGTCAGGACGAGCTTGAGCGTCGCAACCAGGAACTCGAAGATCGGGTCAAGCGGCTGGAGGAGCAACTTGCCCGAGTCCTCGGCGCTGGTAGCACACAGGAGGCAGCAGATGGAGGCGTTCACGAGCAAGGAAACGAAGTTGATCATCTGTATCAATTTGTGCGTTCTGCTTTTCGACCTAGAAGATACTGA
- a CDS encoding Mediator of RNA polymerase II transcription subunit 11: MASPADVVMGDAGESSTQKPFTVEENIKQLNAIDQSAVQLMSHTATALNALTTPSSGDGAPNTDPSGEAVKPSLNPPAQKEAFRSATDSFLTTLHAIDVKMKRQIFALEEAGIVNLSNPRRQEPNGPPKASLKPNGTGAVGNLDVGWLNSRGTRVERDMESELWARAKEVLQKEAAKDN, from the coding sequence ATGGCTTCACCGGCAGATGTTGTTATGGGTGATGCCGGGGAGTCCAGCACACAAAAGCCATTCACCGTCGAAGAAAACATCAAGCAACTCAACGCTATCGACCAAAGCGCCGTGCAACTCATGAGCCACACGGCTACCGCTCTCAATGCCCTCACAACACCCTCCTCTGGCGACGGCGCCCCGAACACAGACCCTTCAGGCGAAGCAGTCAAGCCATCATTGAACCCCCCAGCACAAAAGGAGGCCTTCCGTTCTGCCACCGACTCTTTTCTCACGACTCTGCACGCCATCGATGTCAAGATGAAGCGTCAAATCTTTgctctggaggaggcgggCATCGTCAACCTGTCCAATCCCCGGCGTCAGGAGCCCAATGGACCACCTAAGGCGTCGCTGAAGCCTAATGGAACCGGAGCTGTGGGTAACTTGGACGTGGGCTGGCTGAACAGTCGGGGCACGAGGGTAGAGAGGGATATGGAGTCGGAGCTTTGGGCTAGGGCGAAGGAGGTCTTGCAAAAGGAAGCGGCAAAGGACAATTAA